A region of the Massilia sp. erpn genome:
AGGTGCCAGTCGTATTTGGCATAGGCCAGGTAGTCCTTGCGCTGCGCGTCGCTGTAGTAGTTGCGGTAGTTATTGCCTTCAGCCGCGGGCGTGGCGCCGGTGGGCGACAGGTAGGACAGGGCGGCGTTGAAGTCCGGGTACAGGAAGGGACGGGTGTAAGGCGCACTGGTTTCGCCGGCCACGTGCACCGTGCTGTCCTCGTTCGGCTCAATCTTGTCGTTGTAGTTGAAGTAGAGCGTCAGCTTGCCCTTGCTGTTCAGGTTCACATACTTGGCGTTGATCTGGTCGCCGCCCTGGCGGCCCTTGAAGTCCCAGGCGCGCGCTTCGTGGTGCAGGGCCGAGATATAGGCGCTGTTGCCGTCGCCGAAGCTGCCGGTGTCGTAGCGCACAAAGGTGCGCGAGGTGCGGTGGCTGCCCACCGTCTGCTGCGCCGAGAAGCCCTGCTTGCTCGATGGGTCGCTGCTGAAGGTTTCGATGGTGCCGCCCAGATTGCTGGTCGAGGCGGTCGCCAGGTCGCCCGCGCCGGACGAGAGGATCACGCTGCGCACGTTCTCGCTGGTGACGGCGCGCTGCGGCGACAGGCCGTTGTAGTTGCCGTACTGCTGGTCGCCCAGCGGCACGCCGTCCATGGTATAGCCCAGCTGCTGGCCGCTGAAGCCGTGGATGAAGAGCGAGAGGTTCTGCTCATTATTGCCCCATGGGTCGGCGGTCTGGAAGCTCACGCCGGGCAGGGTTTGCAAGGCCTTCAGCGGATTGGTGCCGGGCAGGATTTTCTGGATCTCGTCGCGCTTCAGGTCGACCGAGGAGCGGGTCTTGCGCGACACCACTTCCACCGAAGCGATCGGGCCGGCCGCGGCGGCGGCGTGCTCGCTGCCGCTCGCGTTCATGTTCGCATCGGCGTTCGCCGCCATCTCGGCCACCGCTGCCGCCACGTTCTCCGCCATCGCCAGCGGAGCCAGGGTCATCGCCGCGCATGCGGCAACGGCCGCCTTGAAATGCTTGTTCATTGTTCTTGCCTGTCGTCGTGTTAGAGGGAATTGCAACGACGCGCAGGGTAACGGCCAGTTATTACAGCGTGATGACGCGGTGGTTTTTTGCCGGGCCGGCCAGCTTAAGAATTTGTGAAAACTGGCGCGTTTATACAAGCCGCTGCTGCACTGCGGGAATGACAATAAGACAACTAAAACGGCGGAAGAAAGAGTAGGTCAGCGCTTTAAGCAAGCCTGCGCCAAGCCGTAACTTTGTCATAAACAGGGTGCGTCAAGTCCTCAGCCAGGAGTACAAAAAATGTTTCATCTCAACCTAAGCGGGCGCAGTCTCGCCTTCAAGCTGGTCGGCCCCGCCGACCCGTACTACGACCAGGCGGTGCGCCTGGCGCAACATGTGTACCAGCAGTGCTATAGCGCGCGCATCGCGCCGCGTCCGCACCGCTTTGTCGTATGCATTGACGTCGGCAAGAGCCAGGCGCTGGCCTGCGCCGGCCTGACCTTCGCCGGCAACGGCACGCTGTTCTCTGAGCAGTATCTGGAGCAGCCGCTGACACAAATACTGGCCGATATCTTCCAGCGCGACGTGGCGCGGCGTGATGTGGCCGAAGTCTCGGCCCTGGCCACGCTGGAACCGAGCATCGGCACGGAGCTGATGCGCGCCATGGCGCTGATCTGCTGGTATCTCGGCCTGCGCGGCGTGCTGTGTACCGCCACCACCAAGCTGCGCCGCTCCTTCCAGTATATGAAGCTGCCGTTCCAGGAAGTGGCGGTGGCCGACGTCAACCGCCTGGACAAGGTGGAGGGCGTGGACTGGGGCACCTACTACGACACGCGTCCCGTCACGGGCCTGGTGCGCCTGGATGCGCTGGGCAGCTTCTTCGACACCGTCAGCTGCCGTTACAACCAGCAGCTGCTGGAGATGGAAGCGCCGGAGGAGCTGGAGGATATGGGCAGCATCGCGCGCGGCCTGCCGCATCTGGTGGCGGCGCGGCAGCGGAGCGGGGTGGCGCTATGAGCCATTTCATCGACGCCATCCTC
Encoded here:
- a CDS encoding thermostable hemolysin, with the protein product MFHLNLSGRSLAFKLVGPADPYYDQAVRLAQHVYQQCYSARIAPRPHRFVVCIDVGKSQALACAGLTFAGNGTLFSEQYLEQPLTQILADIFQRDVARRDVAEVSALATLEPSIGTELMRAMALICWYLGLRGVLCTATTKLRRSFQYMKLPFQEVAVADVNRLDKVEGVDWGTYYDTRPVTGLVRLDALGSFFDTVSCRYNQQLLEMEAPEELEDMGSIARGLPHLVAARQRSGVAL